DNA from Streptomyces sp. NBC_01260:
CCGACAAAGCCGTGCCGCTTGAAGGTCAGGCTGACCCACAGGACGTAGACGATGACTGCCAGCACGGCCGGGTAGGCGATGATCGCCGTCACCGGGAACTGGGCGACCGGGATGATCGACCAGAGGTTCATCATCCAGACGAAGAAGAACAGCGAGACGACGAGCGGAACGTACTTCTCGCCCTCGCGCTTGCCGAGCGTCTCGTAGACGATCCCCCGGCGGATGAAGTCGTATCCCGTCTCGGCGACCATCTGCAGCTTGCCCGGGACGACCTTCGGCTTACGGAAGGCGGCCCAGAAGAAACCGACGATGACGATCGAGCCGAGCAGGGCCAGCAGCATCGGCTTGTTGAAGTACAGGTTGCTGTCCGCGTCGCCCCAGAGGGGTTCGAACAGGAACGAGTGCAGGCCGGGTGCCGGGAAACCACAACCGGAGAAGATGTGGCAATCGGTCTCGAAGGCGAGCACCTGTGTCGGGTCAGCACTCACCGCGGGCTCCTTCAGCGTGGCGCATAGGTACGGCAACCTCGTTGTGTCGGCGCGGCGCGCAGCCGCGATTCGGCACTGGACTGGTGATTCGGATGGGCGAGCGGCAGTCAGGCATTGAGCCTCGCGATCGAGCAGGCGTCAGCTCATATACCCGCGCCCGCGGTGCCGCAGTTGGAACCGGACGATAGCAGGGTCCTGAACTTGCCCTTATACCGCCCCTACCCTTCACGACCGGGGGCCAGTGTTCTTGGGCTTCTCACCCTTGTCGGAGTCGGGTTCGACGTAAAGGATCTTGGCCTTCATGTACGCACGCGCCTGTGCGCCGATCCACACGAGAGTCGCCGCGACCAGCGTGATCGCGAAGGCCTTCGGGTTGAACAACGTGGTGTTCTTGAATACAGCGACAAAGATGACCAACAGGAGCAGCTGAGCCGTGTACAGCATCAGCCCCATCGCCTGGAACAGATGGGGCAGGGACTTGGCGGTCCGCTGCAGGACCACCAGCCCGATACCCATGAAGAGGATGACCACGATCGTCGCAATGACCGCGCCCAGGGCTCCCTTGCCACCGGCGACGCCACCGCTGATCGCGGCGGCAACAGCGCCGGCGACAGCGGTGGGTACGGCGGTCTGGAGGAGAGTCCGGACGTCGTTGGACGGCATGGCGGCAGCTCCGCTTGCTGGGGGGGGTTGGCAGTGTGTCGTCATGGACGAGCGTAGGCCCGGTCCGAGTCGATGCCTCGAGGCCAAGGGACCGTGCTACTCAGGCCCTTCGGCTCTGTCACCGGGTTCGTGAACGGTATCACAAACTATTTGATGAGGTCTTTACCAAGAAAGTGTGCTTGCTGTCACACTTGAGTGTGAACAAGCACGTGTGAGCAAGACAACGCAACCGCTTGTCTGGTATTGCCCGTTGATGCCCGAATTATCGACGCGTGGAATCGGCCTCGCGCCGGTCCGAAAATCGCGAACGGGGGCCAATGGCGGTCGCTCCGTTGACGCCCGAGACACCTGCGGCGATCGGGGGCCTCGGGGCGGTCTCGCGCCCCCCCTGCCCCATCTGGGCATCCGCCGCCGCCTGTTGATCCTCCAGCCCCTCCGCGGACGCCGCCCCGGGCCCCTCGCCCCGCCGCCGCCGGCGGTAGCGGGGCGGTACGAAGCGTTGCGCCCACAACGGGGCGCGCGGGGTGAAGCGGGGCATCAGGAGCAGGATCAGGCCGAGCGCGCTCAGGCCCACGATCACGAGGACGATCCACATCGAGGCCGAGTGCACGGAGTAGCCGACCGCGCCGAAGGCGATCAGGGCCGACCAGAAGTACATGATCAGCACCGACCGGCTGTGCGAGTGCCCGATCTCCAGCAGCCGGTGGTGCAGGTGGCCCCGGTCGGCGGCGAACGGCGACTGGCCGTTCCAGGTGCGCCGCACGATCGCCAGCACCAGGTCGGCCGCCGGGATCGCGATGATCGTGAGCGGCAGCAGCAGCGGAATGAACACCGGCAGCATCGCGTGGGTCGCCTGGCGCTCACTGCCCTCGAAGATCTTCAGGTTGTCCGGGTCGACCTGTCCGGTCACCGAGATCGCGCCGGCGGCCAGGACGAGGCCGATCAGCATCGAGCCGGAGTCGCCCATGAAGATCCGGGCCGGATGCATGTTGTGCGGCAGGAAGCCGAGGCACATGCCCATCAGGATGGCCGTGAAGAGCGTCGCGGGTGCGGCCGCCTCGATCGTGTGTCCGTACCAGAGCCGGTAGGTGTAGAGGAAGAACGCGGCCGACGCGATGAGGACCATGCCGGCCGCCAGGCCGTCCAGGCCGTCGACGAAGTTCACCGCGTTGATCGTGATGACGACCAGGGCGACCGTGAGCAGCGTGCCCTGCCACTGGGTGAGGGCGACGGTGCCGACGCCGGGGATCGGCAGCCACAGGATCGTCAGGCCCTGCAGGACCATGACCGCCGCGGCGATCATCTGTCCGCCCAGCTTGATCAGGGCGTCGATCTCGAACTTGTCGTCCAGGACGCCGATCAGCCAGATCAGCGCCGCCCCGGAGAGCAGCGCCCGGGGTTCGCTGGAGAGGTCGAAGACGCCGTCGAGGTTGGCCAGGTGGTCGGCGACGATCAGTCCGGCGCACAGCCCGCCGAACATGGCGATGCCACCGAGCCTCGGTGTCGGTTCACGGTGGACGTCTCGCGCACGGATCGCGGGCATCGCCCCGACCGCGATGGCGAACTTACGCACCGGGCCGGTGAGCAGATAGGTCACTGCTGCCGTGACACAGAGCGTCAGCAGGTAATCACGCACGGGCTGCCCCACAAATGTCGCCGGCCATCTCAGCCCACACCTTAACTACGTCGGCCTCATGGTTGAGGACACAGAGGTACTCGTGATGGTTGCACGGGTCGTCCCCATTCGGGACATAGGGCCAATGTCACCCGGGGTACGGCGGAAATTCCGCAGCCAGCTCCCGCACCTCCGCGAGGACGTCGCCCTCCTCGCGCACCGCCGCGCCGAACAGCGCCGCGAGCCGTGCCACGCCGGCGCCGTCCATGCCCTGGGTGGTGACGGCCGCGGTGCCCAGCCTGATGCCCCGGGCGTCCCCGTACGGAAGCGCGCAGGTGTCCAGCACCAGGCCCGCAGCGGCCAGCCGGGCGCGGGCGGTGGGGCCGTCCACGCCGAGCGGGGCCGGGTCCGCGACGATCAGGTGGGTGTCCGTGCCGCCGGTGGTGACGTCGAAGCCCTCGGCCTCCAGGCCGGCGGCCAGCACCCGGGCGTGGGACACCACACGATGGGCGTACGCGGCGAAGGCCGGGGTCGCCGCCTCGTGGAAGGCGACGGCCTTCGCGGCCACCGTGTGCATCTGGGCGCCGCCCTGGGTGAAGGGGAAGACCGCCCGGTCGATCCGCTCGGCCAGTTCCACGCCGCACAGGATCATGCCGCCGCGCGGCCCGCGCAGCACCTTGTGCGTGGTGGCGCAGACCACGTCCGCGTACGGAACGGGGCTCGGCGCCGCTCCCCCGGCGATCAGCCCCATCGGGTGCGCGGCATCGGCGATGAGGTAGGCGCCCACCTCGTCGGCGATCTCGCGGAACCTCGCGTGGTCCGGGTGGCGCGGATAGGAGATGGAGCCGCTGACGATCGCCTTGGGACGGTGGCTGCGGGCCAGGGTGCGGACCTGGTCGTAGTCGATCAGGCCGCTCTCGGAGTCCACCCCGTAGCCGATGAACTCGAACCAGCGGCCGGAGAAGTTGGCGGGTGAGCCATGGGTGAGGTGTCCGCCGTACGGGAGTCCCATCGCGAGCACCGTGTCGCCGGGCCGCAGCAGTGCCGCGTACGCCGCGAGGACGGCCGAGGAGCCGGAGTGCGGCTGGACGTTGGCGTGCTCGGCGCCGAAGAGCGCGGTGGCCCGGCGGACGGCGATGCGCTCGGCGGCGTCCGCCTGTTCGCAGCCGCCGTGGTGGCGCCTGCCGGGGTAGCCCTCGGCGTACTTGTTGGCGAGCGGTGAGCCGAGGGCGGCCAGGACCGCGGGCGAGGTGAAGTTCTCGGCGGCGGTCAGCTGCAGTGTGCCGGACTGCCGGCGCAACTCCCCCAGCAGCACGTCGGCGATCTCGGGGTCCTCCCGGAGCAGGGCGCCGAAGTCCTGCGGCAGGGTGTCCGGTGGTGCGGCGGAAGCGGTGACCGGCATCGGGGGCTCCGGGCCTGGGAGGGGTGCGCTGACGTCAGCTCCAATGTAGGCCCGCGACGGGCCCGCTGCCCGCTGTCACGGCCCGGCGTGCACCCGTCCGGACCCCGCGCCGGTCAGCGCGGAGTCGATACGCCGGTCAGCGCGGTGACGACCGGCTCCAGGGCCTGGTTGATCTCGTCGCCGATGGACCGGAAGAACGTGATCGGGGCGCCGTACGGGTCGTAGACCTCGTCGGCCTCGGCGGTCGGGGCCAGCAGCCAGCCGCGCAGCGCGGCGGCCGCGCGCACCAGCGCGCGGGCGCGCTCGACGACGCCCTCGTCCTTCGCGTCGGGCAGCGTCGCGTGGTCTATCGCCCGGACCAGCCGGGTGAACTCCTTGAGCGTGAAGGTCCGCAGACCGGCCGAGTGGCCCATCGAGATCACCTGGGCGCGGTGGTCGCGGGTGGCGGTGAGCACCAGGTCGGCGCGGATCACGTGCTCGTCCAGCAGCTCACGGCCGACGAACCCGGTGGCGTCGGCGCCGAAGTCGGCGAGGACCACCTCCGCGTTGGCCTCCATCGGGGCGCCCTCGTGCCCCCAGGTGCCGGCACTCTCCACGATCAGGCCGCCCTGGAGCGGGTCGCCGAGGCGGTCCACGAGGGCATGGCGGGTCAGCCGCTCGGTGATCGGTGAGCGGCAGACATTGCCGGTGCTGACGTGGAGGATGCGGAAAGTGTCGGTCTGCCCCGCTATGCCACGCCCCTCAGGGGCGGTCAATTGGCCACCTCGAGGTCGGGTACCACCTTGCGCAGCTCCTCCGCGGAGAGCGCGCCGGCGCGCAGCAGGACCGGCACCTTGCCGGTGACGTCGACGATCGAGGACGGGACGATGCCCGGCGTCGGACCGCCGTCGAGGTAGACGGAGACGGAGTCGCCGAGCATCTCCTGGGCGGCGTCGCAGTCCTCGGGCGAGGGGTGTCCGGTGAGGTTGGCGCTGGAGACGGCCATCGGGCCGACCTCGGTGAGCAGCTCGATGGCGACCGGGTGCAGCGGCATCCGGATGGCGACGGTGCCGCGGGTGTCGCCGAGGTCCCACTGGAGGGACGGCTGGTGCTTGGCGACGAGCGTGAGGGCGCCGGGCCAGAAGGCGTCGACGAGCTCCCAGGCCTGCTCGGAGAAGTCGGTGACCAGGCCGTGCAGGGTGTTCGGGGAACCGATCAGGACGGGGGTCGGCATGTTGCGGCCGCGGCCCTTGGCGTCCAGCAGGTCGGCGACGCCCTCGGAACTGAAGGCGTCCGCACCGATCCCGTACACCGTGTCGGTGGGCAGCACGACCAGTTCGCCTCGGCGGACGGCGGACGCGGCCTCGCGCAGACCCGTCGTACGGTCGGTCGCGTCGTTGCAGTCGTATCGCCGTGCCATCAGCCGGCCTCCTCAAGCATGTTCGGGTAGGGCTGGTACGGGTCGTGCGGGTGGTGGCCGCCGGTCACGGCATCGCCTTGCGGGCCGTGGCGAACCGGGGACGGTTGTTCAGGTCGGGATGGTCGGCCGCGTCGGCCCAGCCCCGCTCCTCGGTGAAGATCCACGGCACCTGGCCGCCCTGGGTGTCGGCGTGCTCGATGACGACGAGGCCGCCGGGGCGCAGCAGACGGTGAGCGGTGCGCTCGATGCCGCGGATGGTGTCGAGGCCGTCCTCACCGGAGAAGAGAGCCATCTGGGGGTCGTGGTCGCGGGCCTCCGGAGCCACGTACTCCCACTCGGTGAGCGGGATGTACGGCGGGTTGGAGATGACCAGGTCGACCTGTCCGTCGAGCTCGGGAAGGGCCGTCAGGGCGTCTCCGCGGTGCACGGTGACCCTGGAGTCCTCGGCGTTCTTCCTGGTCCATTTGAGGGCGTCCTCGGACAGCTCCACGGCGTGCACGCGCGAGCGCGGCACCTCCTGGGCCATGGCCAGCGCGATGGCGCCCGATCCCGTGCAGAGATCGACGATCAGCGGCTCGACGACGTCCATCGCGCGGACCGCGTCTATCGCCCAGCCGACGACCGATTCGGTCTCCGGGCGGGGCACGAAGACACCGGGTCCCACCTGGAGCTCCAGATAGCGGAAGAAGGCGCGTCCGGTGATGTGCTGGAGCGGTTCGCGGGCCTCGCGCCGGGCGATGGTCTCCCAGTACCGGGCGTCGAAGTCGGCGTCCGGCACGTTGTGCAGCTCGCCCCGCTTGACGCCGTGCACGAACGCGGCGAGTTCCTCCGCGTCGAATCTCGGCGAAGGTACACCGGCGTCGGCCAGCCGCTGGGTGGCCTGGGCCACCTCGGCGAGCAGCAGGTTCATCGCGGTTCTCCGTACAGGTTCACGAGCGGTGCGGGGTGGTGGAGCTTACGCGGCGGCGAGCTTGGCGGCGGAGTCGGCGTCGACACATGCCTGGATCACGGCGCCCAGTTCACCGTCGAGCACCTGGTCCAAGTTGTACGCCTTGAAGCCGACGCGGTGGTCCGAGATCCGGTTTTCCGGGAAGTTGTAGGTACGGATCTTCTCGGAACGGTCGACCGTACGCACCTGGCTGCGCCGTACGTCCGAGGCTTCCTGCTCGGCGGCCTCCTGGGCGGCCGCGAGGAGGCGCGAACGCAGGATGCGCATGGCCTGCTCCTTGTTCTGGAGCTGGCTCTTCTCGTTCTGGCAGGAGGCCACGACGCCGGTGGGCAGGTGCGTGATGCGGACGGCGGAGTCCGTGGTGTTGACGGACTGACCGCCGGGGCCGGACGAGCGGTAGACGTCGATGCGCAGGTCGTTGGCGAGGATCTCGACCTCGACCTCCTCGGCCTCGGGCGTGACCAGCACGCCGGCGGCGGAGGTGTGGATGCGCCCCTGGGACTCGGTGGAGGGCACGCGCTGCACACGGTGCACGCCGCCCTCGTACTTCATCCGGGCCCAGACGCCCTGGCCGGGTTCGGTGGCCCCGTTGCCGCCCTTGGTCTTCACGGCGACCTGGACGTCCTTGTAGCCGCCGAGCTCGGACTCGGTGGAGTCGATGATCTCGGTCTTCCAGCCGACCCGCTCGGCGTAGCGCAGGTACATGCGCAGCAGGTCCCCGGCGAACAGGGCGGACTCGTCGCCGCCCGCGCCCGCCTTGATCTCCAGGAGCACGTCCTTGTCGTCACTGGGGTCACGGGGTACGAGCAGGAGGCGGAGCTTCTCGGTGAGCTCCTGGCGCTCCTTCTCCAGGTCCTTGACCTCGGC
Protein-coding regions in this window:
- the prfA gene encoding peptide chain release factor 1, which encodes MFEAVEELIGEQSDLEKKLADPSVHADQANARKLNKRYAELTPIVATYRSWKQTGDDIETAREFAADDPDFAAEVKDLEKERQELTEKLRLLLVPRDPSDDKDVLLEIKAGAGGDESALFAGDLLRMYLRYAERVGWKTEIIDSTESELGGYKDVQVAVKTKGGNGATEPGQGVWARMKYEGGVHRVQRVPSTESQGRIHTSAAGVLVTPEAEEVEVEILANDLRIDVYRSSGPGGQSVNTTDSAVRITHLPTGVVASCQNEKSQLQNKEQAMRILRSRLLAAAQEAAEQEASDVRRSQVRTVDRSEKIRTYNFPENRISDHRVGFKAYNLDQVLDGELGAVIQACVDADSAAKLAAA
- the prmC gene encoding peptide chain release factor N(5)-glutamine methyltransferase — its product is MNLLLAEVAQATQRLADAGVPSPRFDAEELAAFVHGVKRGELHNVPDADFDARYWETIARREAREPLQHITGRAFFRYLELQVGPGVFVPRPETESVVGWAIDAVRAMDVVEPLIVDLCTGSGAIALAMAQEVPRSRVHAVELSEDALKWTRKNAEDSRVTVHRGDALTALPELDGQVDLVISNPPYIPLTEWEYVAPEARDHDPQMALFSGEDGLDTIRGIERTAHRLLRPGGLVVIEHADTQGGQVPWIFTEERGWADAADHPDLNNRPRFATARKAMP
- a CDS encoding MraY family glycosyltransferase — its product is MGQPVRDYLLTLCVTAAVTYLLTGPVRKFAIAVGAMPAIRARDVHREPTPRLGGIAMFGGLCAGLIVADHLANLDGVFDLSSEPRALLSGAALIWLIGVLDDKFEIDALIKLGGQMIAAAVMVLQGLTILWLPIPGVGTVALTQWQGTLLTVALVVITINAVNFVDGLDGLAAGMVLIASAAFFLYTYRLWYGHTIEAAAPATLFTAILMGMCLGFLPHNMHPARIFMGDSGSMLIGLVLAAGAISVTGQVDPDNLKIFEGSERQATHAMLPVFIPLLLPLTIIAIPAADLVLAIVRRTWNGQSPFAADRGHLHHRLLEIGHSHSRSVLIMYFWSALIAFGAVGYSVHSASMWIVLVIVGLSALGLILLLMPRFTPRAPLWAQRFVPPRYRRRRRGEGPGAASAEGLEDQQAAADAQMGQGGRETAPRPPIAAGVSGVNGATAIGPRSRFSDRREADSTRR
- a CDS encoding arsenate reductase/protein-tyrosine-phosphatase family protein — its product is MTAPEGRGIAGQTDTFRILHVSTGNVCRSPITERLTRHALVDRLGDPLQGGLIVESAGTWGHEGAPMEANAEVVLADFGADATGFVGRELLDEHVIRADLVLTATRDHRAQVISMGHSAGLRTFTLKEFTRLVRAIDHATLPDAKDEGVVERARALVRAAAALRGWLLAPTAEADEVYDPYGAPITFFRSIGDEINQALEPVVTALTGVSTPR
- the atpB gene encoding F0F1 ATP synthase subunit A, whose amino-acid sequence is MKEPAVSADPTQVLAFETDCHIFSGCGFPAPGLHSFLFEPLWGDADSNLYFNKPMLLALLGSIVIVGFFWAAFRKPKVVPGKLQMVAETGYDFIRRGIVYETLGKREGEKYVPLVVSLFFFVWMMNLWSIIPVAQFPVTAIIAYPAVLAVIVYVLWVSLTFKRHGFVGAFKNFTGYDKSLGPVLPLAMLIEFFSNLLIRPFTHAVRLFANMFAGHTLLLLFTIASWYLLNGIGFAYAGVSFVMTIVMTAFELFIQALQAYVFVLLTCTYIQGALAKHH
- the glyA gene encoding serine hydroxymethyltransferase; this translates as MPVTASAAPPDTLPQDFGALLREDPEIADVLLGELRRQSGTLQLTAAENFTSPAVLAALGSPLANKYAEGYPGRRHHGGCEQADAAERIAVRRATALFGAEHANVQPHSGSSAVLAAYAALLRPGDTVLAMGLPYGGHLTHGSPANFSGRWFEFIGYGVDSESGLIDYDQVRTLARSHRPKAIVSGSISYPRHPDHARFREIADEVGAYLIADAAHPMGLIAGGAAPSPVPYADVVCATTHKVLRGPRGGMILCGVELAERIDRAVFPFTQGGAQMHTVAAKAVAFHEAATPAFAAYAHRVVSHARVLAAGLEAEGFDVTTGGTDTHLIVADPAPLGVDGPTARARLAAAGLVLDTCALPYGDARGIRLGTAAVTTQGMDGAGVARLAALFGAAVREEGDVLAEVRELAAEFPPYPG
- a CDS encoding L-threonylcarbamoyladenylate synthase is translated as MARRYDCNDATDRTTGLREAASAVRRGELVVLPTDTVYGIGADAFSSEGVADLLDAKGRGRNMPTPVLIGSPNTLHGLVTDFSEQAWELVDAFWPGALTLVAKHQPSLQWDLGDTRGTVAIRMPLHPVAIELLTEVGPMAVSSANLTGHPSPEDCDAAQEMLGDSVSVYLDGGPTPGIVPSSIVDVTGKVPVLLRAGALSAEELRKVVPDLEVAN